One part of the Acidobacteriota bacterium genome encodes these proteins:
- the pstB gene encoding phosphate ABC transporter ATP-binding protein PstB, with protein sequence MSQDRFNSDTVGPDPAMIDRSPSPAAQEEDDAIRPDIENPIFQIRDLSLYYGTKQALRDISLDIPEKQITAFIGPSGCGKSTLLRCLNRLNDLVDIARIEGEVLFEGENLYAEDIDVYLLRKRIGMVFQKSNPFPKSIWENVAYGCKLQGITKKNDLDNIVEKSLRGAALWDEVKDRLDDSALGLSGGQQQRLCIARAIAVEPEVILLDEPCSALDPIATAKVEELMQELKDEYTQVIVTHNMQQASRVSDYTAFLYLGDLIEYGETDKLFVKPIKKQTEDYITGRFG encoded by the coding sequence ATGTCCCAAGACCGCTTCAATTCGGACACCGTAGGTCCGGACCCGGCGATGATCGACCGCTCGCCCTCGCCGGCGGCCCAGGAAGAGGACGACGCGATCCGGCCGGACATCGAGAATCCAATCTTCCAGATCCGGGACCTCTCGCTCTACTACGGCACGAAACAGGCTTTGCGGGACATCTCTCTCGACATCCCGGAAAAGCAGATCACCGCCTTCATCGGTCCCTCCGGCTGCGGCAAGTCCACCCTACTGCGCTGCCTAAACCGGCTCAACGACCTGGTGGACATCGCCCGCATCGAAGGTGAGGTCTTGTTCGAAGGCGAGAACCTCTATGCCGAGGACATCGACGTCTACCTGCTGCGCAAGCGCATCGGCATGGTGTTCCAGAAGTCCAACCCGTTCCCCAAGTCCATCTGGGAGAATGTCGCCTACGGCTGCAAGCTGCAGGGCATCACCAAGAAGAATGACCTCGACAACATCGTCGAAAAGAGCCTGCGCGGCGCCGCCCTGTGGGACGAGGTCAAGGACCGCCTGGACGACTCGGCCCTCGGCCTCTCCGGCGGCCAACAGCAGCGCCTCTGCATCGCCCGCGCGATCGCCGTCGAGCCGGAGGTCATCCTGCTCGACGAGCCCTGCTCCGCCCTCGACCCCATCGCCACCGCCAAGGTCGAGGAACTGATGCAAGAGTTGAAGGACGAGTACACCCAGGTGATCGTCACCCACAACATGCAACAAGCCTCCCGCGTGTCCGACTACACGGCCTTCCTCTACCTCGGCGACCTGATCGAGTACGGCGAGACAGACAAGCTCTTCGTCAAGCCGATCAAGAAGCAGACCGAGGATTACATCACCGGCCGGTTCGGCTAG
- a CDS encoding tetratricopeptide repeat protein, producing MTRLPRDSTPFCLGDWTVDPTGGTLRRGKTVRRLRPQEMELLKVLVAREGQVVTREELLDAVWGEIAVEESALSRCVSLIRKGLGDRVRRPLYIETVPKRGYRLIAEVGPAPSVDESELPAADKSSPVVGPKRRVPSDPSRRRGVAMLVAAVVLAIVGARWIATVLPSASSGSASAASESEVPVALPTLVVPAFRNLAEVPEHDWLSEGLAEMLATELAFSPRIHLVPRELLYLREWEGYGGTEARGLGADWILRGAFLLEDRDGTVRLDLKLVNANTERMFAVPTQAGARKDLAILVGEAGRAARRSLAQVLAGEGAALAEDGSVPTPASDPGAVRLYVEAMALLGSYRPKEARDTLGDALAKAPNQPFMQLALADSWRSLGRQEDAVAAADGARSSAEALPRHQRLWVEARAQGMASRWIEAAALYRELWDAYPGNLEFGLDLVGALRGARDFPAALEALAEVRGRAEPHAVDPRVDYEEASTARLMGEHQRAAEAARRALARSVGPEPSRLTARATLIVAQSLYAMDQPAEAAEQMDLAMESFRRLGDRRSLAWAQASRGNWRYHEGRLDEAAEQLEESIASFEDLGDQLGVSVATRHLAQVWLAQGHSDQAFEVLEECLEFARRTNDLFEQAQHLNAIGIAHNQLGRPEEAIAAYSEAHVLYRRSGNREMEAITLYNVATVIQSRGRIADAAERFRQAAISFRHLENDYALATVQHALALVARYEGNLSEAEAAVQGTESFARRVGNHRLLAQALIGRLTFQIERGRWQEARQILAEVDDVLAQLGDAGYRAEGLRFRYQLQLAAGEFVEAEEAVRRALDFAREHDLPTDLAYDALASALVAQGRVEEAAAALARSGSLEGRGFDPLERRLLAARIASADGRPEDARNLLAGVQQFATEGGNWLLRIQAEAALAELDLRGSEDQEARQRLAALEDQAREKGFTSLAARIAGWAEKRVGRRKTPRRRTASLTISGGPSVRRSPDRGSDDLPPA from the coding sequence ATGACCAGACTTCCTAGAGATTCGACTCCGTTTTGTCTCGGCGACTGGACCGTCGATCCGACCGGCGGCACCCTGCGCCGGGGAAAGACCGTGCGGCGACTGCGTCCGCAGGAGATGGAGCTCCTCAAGGTTCTGGTGGCTCGAGAGGGTCAGGTGGTAACCCGGGAGGAATTGCTGGATGCGGTGTGGGGCGAGATCGCCGTGGAAGAGAGCGCGTTGTCGAGGTGTGTTTCACTCATTCGGAAGGGCCTTGGAGATCGAGTTCGCAGGCCTTTGTACATCGAGACGGTGCCGAAGCGCGGCTATCGGCTGATCGCGGAGGTCGGTCCGGCGCCCTCGGTCGATGAGTCGGAGCTCCCGGCGGCGGACAAGTCTTCTCCTGTCGTCGGACCGAAACGCCGGGTCCCATCCGATCCCTCTCGTCGGCGAGGGGTCGCGATGCTGGTGGCCGCGGTGGTGCTAGCGATTGTAGGTGCCCGCTGGATCGCCACCGTTTTGCCGTCGGCTTCCTCGGGAAGCGCCTCGGCGGCGTCCGAATCCGAGGTACCCGTGGCCCTCCCCACCTTAGTGGTACCGGCGTTTCGTAATCTGGCCGAGGTACCGGAGCACGACTGGTTGTCCGAAGGACTGGCGGAGATGCTGGCGACCGAGTTGGCGTTCTCGCCGCGCATTCATCTTGTGCCGCGGGAGCTTTTGTACTTGCGCGAGTGGGAAGGCTATGGCGGCACCGAGGCTCGCGGCCTGGGAGCGGACTGGATCCTGCGCGGAGCGTTCTTGCTGGAGGACCGCGACGGTACCGTGCGCCTGGACCTGAAATTGGTGAACGCGAACACCGAACGAATGTTTGCGGTGCCCACCCAAGCCGGTGCGCGGAAGGACCTTGCAATCCTGGTCGGCGAAGCCGGCCGTGCGGCGCGTCGCAGCCTCGCCCAAGTCTTGGCCGGCGAGGGAGCGGCCCTCGCCGAGGACGGATCGGTTCCCACCCCCGCCTCCGATCCGGGAGCCGTGCGGCTCTATGTGGAGGCCATGGCTCTGCTCGGGAGCTACCGACCCAAGGAGGCGCGAGACACCCTAGGCGATGCCCTCGCCAAGGCACCGAATCAACCCTTCATGCAGCTCGCATTGGCGGATAGCTGGCGGAGCCTCGGCCGCCAGGAGGATGCCGTGGCGGCGGCGGACGGGGCTCGCTCCTCGGCTGAGGCGCTACCCCGGCATCAGCGCCTGTGGGTCGAGGCGCGCGCCCAGGGCATGGCCTCTCGATGGATCGAAGCGGCGGCGCTCTACCGAGAACTCTGGGATGCCTACCCCGGTAATCTGGAGTTTGGCCTGGACCTGGTCGGCGCCTTGCGCGGAGCGCGGGACTTTCCGGCGGCCCTCGAAGCGCTGGCGGAGGTGCGCGGCCGAGCCGAACCGCATGCCGTGGATCCTCGCGTGGACTACGAAGAAGCTTCGACGGCGCGGCTGATGGGAGAGCACCAACGGGCAGCCGAGGCAGCCCGTCGCGCCCTCGCCCGGTCCGTTGGTCCCGAACCTTCTAGGCTGACCGCTCGTGCGACTCTGATCGTGGCTCAGAGTCTTTATGCGATGGATCAGCCGGCCGAGGCAGCCGAGCAGATGGATCTCGCCATGGAGTCGTTCCGTCGCTTGGGAGACCGCCGAAGCCTGGCCTGGGCGCAGGCGAGCCGCGGCAACTGGCGATACCACGAGGGCCGGCTTGACGAGGCCGCTGAACAGCTGGAGGAGAGCATCGCTTCCTTCGAGGACCTCGGAGATCAACTTGGGGTGTCCGTGGCGACCCGGCACCTCGCCCAGGTGTGGCTCGCGCAGGGGCACAGCGACCAAGCCTTCGAGGTGCTGGAGGAATGCCTGGAATTCGCTCGCCGGACGAACGATCTCTTCGAGCAGGCCCAGCATCTCAACGCCATCGGCATTGCCCACAATCAACTCGGCCGCCCGGAGGAGGCGATCGCCGCGTACAGCGAAGCGCACGTCCTCTATCGCCGCAGCGGCAACCGGGAGATGGAAGCCATCACCCTCTACAACGTGGCGACGGTGATCCAGTCCCGAGGGCGTATTGCCGACGCGGCGGAGAGGTTTCGCCAGGCGGCGATCAGTTTTCGCCATCTGGAGAACGACTACGCTCTGGCGACAGTGCAGCATGCGCTGGCGCTGGTGGCGCGGTACGAGGGAAATCTGTCCGAGGCCGAGGCGGCGGTGCAGGGCACCGAGAGCTTTGCTCGTCGGGTCGGCAATCACCGGCTCCTGGCGCAGGCCCTCATCGGCCGGCTAACGTTCCAGATCGAGCGCGGCCGTTGGCAAGAAGCACGGCAAATCTTGGCGGAGGTCGACGACGTGCTCGCGCAGCTCGGCGACGCCGGCTACCGGGCCGAAGGGCTGCGTTTTCGGTACCAGTTGCAGCTCGCAGCGGGTGAATTCGTGGAGGCTGAAGAGGCCGTTCGCCGAGCCCTGGACTTCGCCCGGGAGCACGACCTACCCACCGACCTGGCTTACGACGCACTGGCTTCGGCTCTAGTGGCTCAGGGGCGGGTCGAAGAAGCGGCCGCCGCTCTGGCGCGGAGCGGCTCTCTGGAGGGCCGCGGTTTCGATCCCCTTGAACGGCGGCTGCTGGCGGCGCGCATCGCCAGCGCCGACGGGCGACCGGAAGATGCGCGCAATCTGCTGGCCGGCGTGCAGCAATTTGCCACCGAAGGCGGCAACTGGCTGCTGCGGATCCAAGCCGAAGCCGCCCTGGCGGAGTTGGACCTCCGTGGATCCGAAGATCAAGAGGCTCGCCAGCGCCTTGCAGCCTTGGAAGACCAGGCCCGCGAAAAGGGCTTCACGAGTCTCGCGGCGCGCATCGCCGGTTGGGCAGAAAAAAGGGTGGGGCGCCGGAAGACGCCCCGGAGGAGGACTGCAAGCCTTACGATCAGTGGCGGTCCGTCGGTCCGTCGGTCGCCAGATCGAGGAAGCGATGACTTGCCGCCGGCGTGA
- a CDS encoding MBL fold metallo-hydrolase, which yields MRKILTAVLVLAFLSLPILAEEEPLLTIEKLTDGVFAFLPTEEAQAAWRAISNSGAVVLDDGVLVFDSHWTPAHVEAARALLKGHTDLPIRYAVLSHHHGDHSGGAWAYAGRAYAGGEVEIISHHANRELLENDLETTPEELPAQIEQQHKMLESIEDPAQRERMLTAVRYSEELLARIASDAVPPLATLTFEKSVVLHRGRPVEIHFLGRGHTRGDAILFLPEEKIVFLGDLLFHRTLPNLNDGFSKEWIATLEKVLELEPATVVPGHGAVTDADGIRHFIGYLKWLRSAVEPFAKDNAGAAAAVEGIELPEKYAEFEFTMFFPGNVRKVYEEMVTGE from the coding sequence ATGAGAAAGATCCTGACCGCCGTCCTCGTGCTCGCCTTCCTTTCGCTGCCGATTCTGGCGGAAGAGGAGCCCCTCCTCACCATCGAAAAGCTGACGGACGGGGTGTTCGCCTTCCTGCCTACGGAGGAGGCGCAAGCCGCGTGGCGGGCGATCAGCAACTCCGGCGCGGTGGTGCTCGACGATGGCGTGCTGGTGTTTGATTCCCACTGGACGCCGGCCCACGTCGAGGCGGCGCGGGCGCTGCTCAAGGGACACACCGACCTGCCGATCCGCTACGCGGTGCTGAGTCACCACCACGGCGACCACTCCGGGGGCGCCTGGGCCTATGCCGGCCGCGCCTATGCTGGCGGCGAGGTGGAGATCATCAGCCATCACGCCAACCGCGAGCTCTTGGAGAACGACCTCGAAACCACCCCCGAGGAACTGCCGGCGCAGATCGAGCAGCAGCACAAGATGCTCGAGTCGATCGAAGATCCGGCCCAGCGGGAGCGCATGCTCACCGCCGTGCGCTATTCAGAAGAGCTGCTGGCGCGTATCGCGAGCGACGCCGTGCCGCCGCTCGCCACCCTCACCTTCGAGAAAAGCGTGGTGCTGCACCGCGGGCGCCCGGTGGAAATCCACTTCCTCGGACGCGGTCACACCCGGGGCGATGCAATCCTGTTCTTGCCGGAAGAAAAGATCGTCTTCCTCGGCGACCTGCTCTTCCACCGCACCCTGCCCAACCTGAATGATGGCTTCAGCAAAGAGTGGATCGCAACCCTCGAGAAGGTGCTCGAACTGGAGCCCGCCACGGTCGTCCCGGGCCACGGCGCCGTCACCGACGCCGACGGCATCCGTCACTTCATCGGCTACCTGAAGTGGCTGCGTTCGGCGGTCGAGCCCTTCGCGAAAGACAACGCGGGAGCGGCTGCGGCGGTGGAGGGCATCGAGCTGCCGGAGAAATATGCCGAGTTCGAGTTCACCATGTTCTTCCCGGGCAACGTGCGCAAGGTTTACGAGGAGATGGTGACGGGGGAGTGA
- a CDS encoding PIN domain-containing protein, producing MIYLDTSVVLAHLLSETLAPPEGIWEEALVSSRLLEYEVWNRLHARRLAESHQEDARRLLGQIAFIELASTVLARVLQPFPVPVRTLDSIHLASVLYLVDQHQTVSLLTFDHRMAEAAGSLGIPLFEA from the coding sequence TTGATCTACCTTGACACGTCCGTCGTACTAGCTCATCTACTCAGTGAAACCCTTGCTCCTCCTGAGGGCATTTGGGAAGAGGCACTGGTGTCCAGCCGCCTTCTGGAATACGAAGTCTGGAACCGGCTCCATGCTCGAAGGCTGGCCGAAAGCCACCAGGAAGACGCTCGCCGACTGCTAGGCCAGATTGCATTCATAGAACTTGCGTCGACGGTTCTGGCGAGGGTACTCCAGCCGTTTCCTGTGCCCGTTCGAACTCTAGATTCGATCCACTTGGCATCCGTCCTCTACCTTGTCGACCAGCACCAAACCGTCTCGCTGTTGACCTTCGATCACAGGATGGCCGAGGCTGCTGGCTCTTTGGGGATTCCGCTGTTTGAAGCGTAG